atcacttgagctcaggagtttgagaccagtctggtcaacatggtgaaccccatcgctaataagaatacaaaaaaaaaaaaaattagctggacatggtggtgcacgcctgtaatcccagctactcaggaggttgaggcaggagaatcacttgaacctgggaaacggaggttgcagtgagctgagatcagccattgcactccagcctgcgtgacagagtgagaccctgtctcaaaaaaataataataaaaataaataaagtaaaatgtcaGAATATGCAAAAATGCTGTACTTATTTCTGTTAATACCTTGAAAACAGTGGAAGTTTGAAGATTTTTAATTCTTCAAGAGTCCAAGCTGGGAGATGACTGCTACTGATGGGGTTTGTTCAACGTACTGATTCCAAGCTTGGTGACCATCAGCAAACTGGTACCTGCAATTAAACCTGGAGACATAAATTTTTCAGAGTGGTAGAATCTCATTCCCATAATGCCAGCCAAGGTCTCAGACGTAGCTAGGAAAACCCAAGCAACCCTTGGATCCTGAGAGCTGATAAGCACCCAGGCCTGTTAAACTCCCAGAGAGGAATAGCATTCTACCTGCTTTTGCATAGTCAGTGATCCCTCCAGAGGCAACCAGTGCTGCCTAGCCAAAACCCAAACCAGTGCAAAGGTACTAGTGGACCAGTATCCTGCGGCACTGTTCTCTTCTCACCCTGTCCTGTGCAGACAGTAGACTATAGCAGGCCTGCATTTGCACCGCCCTCCTGAAGGTCTGTACTGGTCAACAAGATCCTCTTATCCTTTTAATATCCGtaggacattttaaaatttctcttattttctttttatctttaactttttttaaagatagaaataggggaggccaaggcgggcgaattgcctgaggtcaggagttcaagaccagcctggccaacatggtgaaacccccatctctactaaaaatacaaaaaattagctgggtgtggtggcacatacctgtaatcccagctactcgggaggctgaggcaggataatcgcttgaaccggggaggcagaggttgcagtgagctgagatcgtgccgctgcactccaacctgggtgacagagtgagactccatctcaaaaaaaaaaaagaggatgtcactatgttgcccaggctggtctggaactcctggccttaagcaatcctcctacctcagcctcccagagttttTCTTGGTTTATTAATCAGTCTTTCCAGAAACTTactaattttatttgtctttaaaaaaaatttatttccattttctttgggttaattttacttttctaacTTCATGAGAcagatttattttgatttttaaatttcattaattttagccATCCTTTTCTAATATGTTTATTTAAGGCTGTCATGTTCCTCTAAAATACTGCTTTGGCTGCATCTCAGTTTTTGATACATAGTTATTTCCATCattgttcttttatttaacaaatactaaGTGCCTCCTATGTACCAGATAGTGGGCTAGATGCTAAGAGTTCAGAGTAAGCAAAACACAGTACTAGCACTTAATGAGCTCATAATCTAGTTGCAGAAATAGATATGTCAACAGATTATTATGTAACCATATAGTAAGTGTTATGTTTGAGGTATGTAAATACAAGGGGCTGTCACAGAACAAACTCTGCCTGCTGGAGTATAGAAAGGCTCCATGAGGTAGATGGGATGAtatttcatccatccatccactcatccatccatccatccatccttatAGTCGTTTAACTAGCATTTGTTGTGCACCTATTTTATGTAAGTCTTGTGCTAGGTGCTGGAACTATGGCTACGTCTTGAAGGATGTGAAAAAAATAGGCTAATAGAACAAGGTGGGGGTGGGATTTTAAAGCAGAAGTATCAACCtatgcaaaggcacagaggcacaGGGGCATGGAAATGCATGATGAAGCTGGCATGATGGGGAGTAGCTAGTTCACCAAGGCTGTGTGTGGTATGGAAAGGTGTTTAGATTTTTGGGTTTTGGGTTGGAAATGAGAAGCCATGGAacttaaagcaaagaaaataaacactttttttatttGATATGTATTCTGTCAGTAGAATAAGTGTGAGGCAGAGACCAGTTAAGAGGCTTTTGGACTAGGCTCAAAGCAAGGACAGTAAATGTGGAGAGATGGATATAGATCCAAGAGATACCTAGGAGTTGGAATCAGTAGAATGGAAGGATCCtagggagttaaaaaaaaaaaaaaaaaaaaaggcataaagtATCACTTCCAAGTTTCTGGCTTGCGTGactggatgaatggatggtggTGCCATTGACTAGGGTAACGAATACCAAAAGGGCCACAGACTTTGGCAGAGAAGTTGCAAGTTTGGTTTTAGATCAGGCTGAGCTTGCCAAAGAAAGTGCTATCCAAGAGCATCTGGTCTAAGGAAGCAGGAATAAACAAAGGAGCATTTCTGGAAGTGGAGAGAGGATCAGTGCCACTGCTAGTCAATATGGTACCTTCGTacaagttataaaaaaaaaaaaaagcacttctcCTGGGCAGACCAATTAGAAAAGGGCAACCTTTCTTCACAGTAGACTCAGCCACTTGGCTTGGCAGAAAGCCCAGGATGGATTTTAGCCCCATTCACTCTCTTGGCTGGGCACCTATGTATAGTACGCAGATTATACAACCATACACAGGAGCCTTGGGACTTACTTGGGTTTAGGGATGTGCCTAAGGGCTCAGCCCATTGTTCACCAATAGGAAAAGGAGGCAGGAAACTGAAtttggctggggtgggggttggtcAGGGAAGGAATCTAGTAATTGCTGAAGGATTTGGTGGTCAGGCCTCTTTCCAGTGGATTACATTGAATCTTGTCCTCACCTGTGAAAGGGGTTACTATGAGCCCTCCCTATCATCTAAGGGAATTATGAGGACTCAAGGAGACCATGTATATGAAGCCTTTCAGGCATCTCTGTACCCCCAATTTCTAGTACCAGACATGGCACACAGGTTTAACCACTAAATGGTAAAAGGAATGGTGAAGGTCAAATGAAGAGGTGCATAGTGGTAAACTGAAGAATGTATACTTGGTAAGTGTTGTGACTAGTGAGCAAATATGAAGATAGTACAGGCCCAGGGAGGGACATCTTCAGGGGACCAGTGGTAAGAGATAATGGCAGATAAAGAGGGTGTTGGTCAGAGGTGTCTGCTGTGGCATGGGTGTCTCAGAGCTTGGTCTCTGAAGTATGGGTAAAGGGAAGCAAGCTGAGAATTGAAGCACCAAAGAGCAGCAGAGGCGCCTGAGACAAGAAATCTGGCAGGTAGTCAGCCCCTTAGCTGATGTTACGGTTTGGGAAGAGTgaggcaaaaagaagaaagtcgTCCAGGGAGGAAGAAATGGCTGTTGGGAAGGGTTCTGTCATAGTAGAAGAGATTTGGGAAAAGTGAAGAGGTCTTATGCATGATGATGTGGAATCCCAGTGGCAAGAAACAGCAGGATGATGGCATCTTGAAGTCTactctctcttctctttgcccTACTCAGTAAGAATGGATGAAGACTGAGCGGGAGAACTGGAGGGTTTCTTGAGGGTACATAGTAGGTGATATGTTGTACTCAGGACAAAGGATAGCCGGAAGAGATGAGCTCTAGATTGGTGTCTGTATAGGTCCCTGAGAGTTTGATAGCTTGCTTGATCCATTGGTGAACAAAATATCTGCTGTGGCCCAACTGGATCAGGCAGTTGAGATCTCAAGGTTTGGTACAGTGACTGAGGAATTTAGGCAGCTGCAAGACAGGTGCTTCTAGGCCgagtgcggtggttcatgcctgtaatcccagcactttgggaggccaaggcaggcggatcacctgaggtcaggagttactggccaacatggtgaaaccccgtctctactaaagatttaaaaaacagccatgtgtagtggtgggcacctgtaatctctactcggaggctgaggtaggagaatcgcttgaacccgggaggcagaagctgcattgagctgagattgcaccactgcactgcagcctgggcgacagagtgagactctgtctcaaaacaaacaaacaaaaacaaaaaacaggtgcCTCTAGCCACTTAGGTCCCAACTaaagcaaaaagggaaaaagcATCTTCCTGAGAGACAGACCACTCCAAGCCTGAATTATCCAGGGCAGCAGCCAAGAGAAGCAGAGCTAGAATCCAGTCCTACAGCCTTAGTGAAGACCCAGGAAGTACTGGTAACAGAAGTCCAGCACTCTGTATTTCATAAGGATCTTTTATACATAGATCTGACTTAATCATCATAGTGATCCTGTATGGTGGATATCTGCATTTCACAGATGACGAAATAGAGGTGTAGACGTTTCTAGAAGAAGCTGGAGCCATTTACCTAAGGGATATGAATTGATTCTTGTGAGTTGTTACCTCTTTAGTTGTCTGTAGCCTTCGATTGGAGGCAGCTCATGCTAATCTGGTCAGCCTACATGTAACTGGATATTCTAGCCTTTAAAGGGTGTTTGTCCTCTGTTAGAGGCTAGGACTCCACCTCAGGTTAGATTGAAGGTGCTGCAGGGGTATTCATCTCCCTCTCCAGGACCCTGAGACTTGGAGGCATGGACAGGACCTGGGCTGTAGGTCCTGACCATAGTGTATGcctgtgagtgtatgtgtgtgtgcacataggCTGTGTGTGTCTGGGAGTGCTGTGGAATCAGTATATCTACTCTGGGGGTACCCATCaagcacacatatgcacatttgTGTAAGTCTCTGTAAGTGTTCAGGGGAAGAAGAATcaaaaaagtgtttcttttttttttttttttttttttttgagacaggggctccctctgtcacccagactggagtgcagtggcatgttctcggctcactgcagcccccgcctcctgggttcaagcaattctcctgcctcagcctcccaagtagctgggactacaggcgtgtgccaccacgcctggataatttttggttttttgtttgttttttgagacagtcttgccctgttgcccaggctggagtgcagtggtgtgatctcggctcactgcaacttctgcctcccaggttcaagcaattttcctgcctcagcctcccgagtagctgggattacaggcacgtaccaccacgcccaactaatttttgtatttttagtggagacgaggtttcaccatgttggccagcctggtctcgaactcctgacctcaagtgattcacctgcctcggcctcccaaagtgctgggattacaggcgtgagctaccatgcccagccgtgTTTCTTGTTTCTCCCAACCCTTCCACTTCTTCCTATTTTCATGTTTTccctctcatttctctttttcttctcctttccttgtGAGTTTAGATGGCATTGTGATTAAGTTCTCTGGCACAGGACTTGTCACTCAGCTTTGTCATGTCAGAGGACAGGGTCCTTCTGTGGCTGAGACTTTGTAACTTCAGTCAGTTGCTGAATAATCCAGAATACTTCTGCTGACAGTGGCctgagggggtggggggggggaagTGACAGGCAGAATTTGGTGTAGCCTCACCTGAGACTGAGCCTCCCCTCAGCCCCCTGTGTCTGGCATCATCATGGTGGGTGGGACcagagggtacatgtgaacaCAGACAAAGGTTTGTTTTGGGGGTGAAGGTAGAGCTTGGTCAGGGGAAGCTGAAGAAAGTCATATATCAGGAGCAGCCCAGGAGTTAGCCTGTCTGTCCCCTTTCCACAGCAACAGGTGAGAAGAAGGAATGCTGGTCGTGGGAGTCCTACCTAGAGGAGCAGAAGGCCATTACTGCTCCAGTCAGCCTCTTCCAGGACGTGAGTTGGACAATTTCCCCATAGGAACAGCTTGTCTTCCCAGTCGAGGGACACACCACCAAACTCAGGCCTTCTGGCGTTTTCTGTGTCAGGCATGCCTCAGTGGACTGGCAGAATGGAAAGGGAGAGACTGTTTAGGGCCCCAGAGTGGAAAAGGGCCCACCATAAGGGGCTGGCAGGGTGGGAAGAAACAGAGGTGGAAGCTAGGCTCACTCATCACTGGGCCTGCAGACTTTTGAATTCTGGTGACTTCTACTCAATTCAGCATTGATCTTTCCATGACTTTGGTGAGAGGGAGCCCTTGAGTCCAGCCCTGACTCACCCACATTTTTCAAGGGACCTGGgagatattctctctctctctctctagatccCTGTAGTAACGATCCCCAAATAAGTTGCCCCTTTGGAAATACCAGGCGGGTGGGGCCTAAAGGCAGCTCCTTCACCCCAAGCCCACTAGGCAAGGATAAGGCTGGATGGAAGCTGGGTCCTCTCCACTCTGTGCGTTGACAGTCCCAGGCAGTCACTCACAACAAGAATGGCTTCAAACTGGGCATGAAGTTGGAAGGCATTGACCCTCAACACCCATCCATGTACTTCATCCTCACCGTGGCTGAGGTGAGCTGGGGCTTGGTACCACCTTTCTGATGATGTCTCTCAGTGCAGATTGATGGATTTTGCTGGGGGCATAGAAGGAAACACCTTCCTCCTCTCAGAGCACACACAATCTAGTAGTGGATTAAGTTGGAATACATAGAAAgcttaaaagaacaaaaaccagATGGAGTGTCATGGGACAGTCCTATTACTGGATGAATGTATACTGTCCACTCTGGGGGAGCTTGAGGAGATCCTGAGGGCCAGGGATGTTGGCATGAGTCAAACAAGGTCCTTGTCCTCTAGGAGCTCACAGTTGTCTAGGGAATCAGCCAAATAAACATGTCAGTGACATGCCACGGGGGTGGCAACAGATTTGAGCTGGGAGGCACAGCTGGGTCAGTTCTGTCTGAGGAGCAGCAAAAGCATAGAGGAAGGGCCTCTTTTGCAGAGTCTTGAGAGATAAGTTGTGAATAAGGAGGGAGCTCCAGGCAGAAGGAGCAAAGtgggcaaaggccctggggcatgGAACAGACTGCTACCTTCAAGGAATTGCCATTGGCTCAGCAAGACTGGAAGCAGAGTGTGAGTGGAGAGCAGTGAGAGAAGGTAGCAGAGGGAAGGGTCATCAGGATCCCTCAGCAGTCCTGAGCCTTGGTGGCTGCCCTCGGAATTCTGTCCAGGGCTCAAAAGGGCAGGAGACTGTCATAGGGTCCACCTCCCTTGCATCCAGAACTCAGGGCTCATGAGTACATGAACTGTCCTCACTGCAGAATAGGACAGGATGGAGTACACTTGGGAGGAAAGAAAGGTGGGGTTGGGGAACCTGCTAGCATTAGAGCCCTTGAGACCACCAGACTGGGCCAGGAGAGGTGAGGGAGACGGGGAGTGGGTTATCTCCTGACATTGGAGTTCCTGATTCCCCTCATGGGGCCAGGTATGTGGCTATCGCCTACGCCTGCACTTTGATGGGTATTCTGAGTGCCATGACTTCTGGGTCAATGCCAACTCCCCTGACATTCACCCTGCTGGCTGGTTCGAGAAGACGGGCCACaagctgcagcctcccaaaggtaAGGCCTAGCTGGGTTGGTCACAGTGAGGCAGTGAGTCCTCAGACCCTTTGCTTCTTCCCCTTGGGTCCCCTGGCTTCCAGCTCTTTTGTTTTCTGACCCTGTACCCTGTTCCAAAGCCAGCCTCTCTTCATCGCATCCTGATGACTCTGCGCTGGGGCCAAGTTGACCAGAAGCCCTAGAACTTCTGCGTTGCACTTGCCCTTTGAGTGTCTACTCAAGTCGTGTCCTGCTTCAGTAGTGGGGGATCCCTGGGCAAGTTCTTGAGGGTTGGGGGGAGGTCCTCAGGCATGCCTGATTCTGCTGCTTCACTGTGGGGTGCCCTCGCTGTGGCCCAGCCTCTGCACGGCGCTCTGTTCATCCCCCTCGAGGGGCCTAGGTTACAAGGAGGAGGAGTTCAGCTGGAGCCAGTACCTGCGCAGCACAAGAGCTCAGGCTGCCCCCAAGCACCTGTTTGTGAGCCAGAGCCACGTGAGTGCCCCTGAGTGAGAGTGGATGTCACTCCCATGTGCCAGAGTTCACTGCAGCTGGCCCAGGGTATCTGACTCATCAGAAGGGAGCTCATGTGCTGGTTCTCTCAGCTTTGTTCTGATCTCTCATATCAGATGGGAGGGGCACAGCTGGGCAGGGTCCAGGACCAGAGATGGGAAGCTGGTTATAGGTTTTTCCtgacttccctccctcctttactACTGCAGATACCCTGTCCTCACATCCCCTTGGAGCCCCTGGCCCACTATCCTAGTCTGAGCACTGAGATGTCATTGCTCATATATTCTTGCTTTGGCTTGCTCTGCAGTTCTTTGCTGTAAGGTCAATGCCTCTATTCTGGgagcttctttttccttccttttgcccAACGTTGAGActcttccatttatttccaaCAATTCATCCCTTGTCCTTTCCTCAGTTCAAGGCAGCTGGCAGCTTATCCAGCAGTTAAAGTATCTCATAATCCCAACCAAAAGGCCTAAGAGATATAGGGAGCCTCCATTAAAAATATCATActggaccaggtgtggtggctaatgcctgtaatcccagcactttgggaggctgaggcgggtggatcagctgaggtcaggagttcaagaccagcctgggcaacatggtgaaaccccgtctctactaaaaatataaaaaattagctgggcgtggtggtgggcgtctgtaatcccagctactcaggaggctgaggcaggagaatcgcttgaacctgggaggcggaagttgcagtgagccaagatcgcgccattgcactccggtcTCAGCAACAAGAatgaagctccgtctcaaaaaaaataagtatatatcagtcttactggccgggtgcggtggctcacacctgtaattccagtactttgggaggctgaggcgggaggatcacttgagcccaggagtttgagaccagcgtaggcaacatagtgagaccccatctgtacaaaaaatgtcattaaattagctgggcatggtgcacgtgcctgtagtcctagataccaCAGTAGctagctgagctgggaggattgttttgagcccaggaattcgaggctacagcaagctatgattgtaccactgcaccccagcctgggcgacagagtgagaccctgtgtctaaaaaaaaaaccatattgaATGTCTAGAGTTCCCATGGGCCCAGGACTCCACCATGCTCTTCAGGCAGAGACAGTTACTCCCCAACCCCAGTCCAGCCCCAGAGTTCATACTTGCAAGTTCCCAGGTGACAGGTGGGGTCCTGCCTGCTGTTGTGACAACGAATGCCGACTTTTAATTCAAACTATTTAAATACTGGCCCCGCCATTGACTAGCATTGTGTTCTGGGCCAAGTGATTTAACTTCTTAAATGGGAATAAGGTTGTTGTAAAGGTCCAAGGAGGTGATGTCTTTTGAAGCTTACATGGCAGGTACTCAGTTTATACTGGTTCCCTGTCTGCCTCCATGCCATAGATGTCCGCTGTTTCTTCCCAGCCACCCCACTGTTGCCACAACTGCCTCAGAACAAGCTGGGAAGGGCTTGTCTGGGTAGGGAAGATTTATACTTGGTTCACCAGGTTCTTTGGGCGAACGCATAGCCTCCTTCCAGGCACTTACCTTCTGGCACAAGCCAGGCCTCTGAGTGCACCTTGGAGGCCAGAGGTTCCTGAGTGCCTCAGGACTCAGGTTATGATTCTGCCCTGGAGGGCCCTCTTTCCCAgcttatttctccttcctttctcactGCCCACACCCCAGGCTTTCCTAGAGAACCTATTCCTTTGTTTGCCAATGGGCTCTGGGCTGGTCCTAGCCAGCTTGGCCCTGGCCGTGGCAGCTCCTCTTTTTCCCCTAGAGTCCCCCACCCCTGGGCTTCCAGGTGGGCATGAAGCTGGAGGCTGTTGACCGCATGAACCCGTCCCTTGTCTGCGTGGCCAGTGTGACCGATGTGGTGGACAGCCGCTTCCTGGTGCACTTTGACAACTGGGATGATACTTATGACTACTGGTAGTAGGAGGGCCCAGACTTGGCCTCAGGGGGTGAGGGGATGGCAGGGGGCAACTGCTTTCATATCTCAGGTACCATGTGGCCCCACTCAGTCCAATTCTGACATTCAGATCTTCCTCCGGTTGGAAGATAATTGAATTGAGCTTTATCATAAGAAATACAGCTCAATATTAAATGTTTCATCTAAAAATACCATGGTTAAGATGAGCAAGCCCCTATGATTCATGATTTTCCCTTAGATATTATGGTGATGGTAGAGTTTGTAATTCATGTTGCAATTTTCTAACTTTGTCATTGCCATCTGTCTCCCTCTCACTAAGAAGTAGATGAGGGTGGGCCCTGAGCCATGCTTTCAGAGGATGGCAGGCTCAGGGCCTCAAGTTTCTCTTGGGACAGTGACATGTTCTTGGATTTCAGGTGTGATCCCAGCAGCCCCTACATCCACCCAGTGGGCTGGTGCCAGAAGCAAGGAAAGCCCCTCACGCCTCCACAAGGTGACCCTGCAGCCTGAGCAAGCCCCCTTTCCTAAGCCTGGCTCTGCTTCCCTCTCCACTGACCCCTCACCAGTAGTGCCCCAGTAGCTGGCTCTCTAGGGTCAGGGTGAGAGAACAGACATGTCCTGAAGCCTCAGCTTCTTGGTCTGGGAGTTGAGAACCCTTTGATTTTAGGAGACTCCTGTCAAACCCTGACTCCATTGGGGTTTAGGGGAAGAAAGTTACATGACCATCTCAGCAAGGAAACAGGGAATCAGAAGTAAAGAAAATGAGTCCTTCATCCTGGGAGTATTGCATTGGCCCAAATACAGTAGAGATTCaaatggggctggggtgggagcaaCAGGCCAAGAGTGACAGGAGTCAGGGTTCCCAGACAGCCCTGTGAACTATTAGGGTGGTGCTGTGCTTGGTTCTACTAGCACCCATCTGCCTGAGGAGCCCAGTGCAAGGAGCTGGCTGTGGTGATGATGGGAGAGATTCTACTCCAAGGGCCTCTGTCCCTTCCATGTTCCTGGTCCTGCTTGGGGGCAGAGGGCTTCTGCAGTACACCTGGGTGGCTAGACATTGCTCTCATCCTCTCCTCCAGACTACCCAGACCCTGATAACTTCTGTTGGGAGAAATATCTGGAAGAAACTGGGGCCTCTGCTGTCCCCACTTGGGCCTTCAAGGTGGTGAGTCAGTGCCCCCCGCTCCCAGAGCTGAGCTCAGAAAGACATGGAGCACTCAGCTAGCCAGGCTGGGGCCCTAGTTTCTTCTCCTTTGGGCAGGCCCCAGTTTCCCCAGGCACAGCATTTGGGCTCCTGTGGGGCTCAGCTCTGCTGAGCTGGGCCTTGGCCTGAAGGCAGCTGTCCCCTCTGCAGCGACCCCCTCACAGCTTCCTGGTCAATATGAAGCTGGAGGCTGTGGACCGCAGGAACCCAGCCCTGATTCGCGTGGCCAGCGTGGAGGATGTGGAGGACCATCGAATAAAGGTGGCTCTGGGACCCTAGGGCTGGGAAGTGGACAGGCCAGTTGGGCAGGAATTCTGTAGACTGTTTAGAGGTCAAGGGCATCATGGCATGAGAGAGATGAAGCCAAAGATCTTGAATCTCATTCTTGCCTCATCTGTGACTTATTTTTGTGGGCTTGGACAAGTCATTTTCCCTCTCTAAGCCttacatcatctgtaaaatgggcctaaTAATCCTTGTCCCACCTAAGGATTGCCAGTGGGAGATGCCAGTAACTTAATGAGTGATGCCCTTGGAAAATGTGGTGGCCAAGACTGATTATTGCAGGGTTGGCCCCTTGGTTCTTCCAATCCAGGATCTTGCTTCTGACAGGCCCCAGGGATGGGGAGAGGACCTTCTGGCTGAGCTGGGCTCCATGAGAAACACCTGACTTCCAAGAGCCTTTCCTCCCCAGATCCACTTTGATGGCTGGAGTCATGGCTATGATTTCTGGATCGACGCTGACCACCCAGACATCCACCCTGCCGGCTGGTGCTCCAAGACAGGACATCCCCTGCAGCCTCCTCTCCGTGTGTACCCCTAGGGCACTCTGATCTTTTCCTTTCCCCCCAGGTTCTGACAGTCCTGTGGTTTGCCTACAGAGCTCTGACTCCCCATGCCCAAATATGACCCAGAGGGCTCTGATGCCTACCATGAGTTCCGGAATCCCCCATCCGCCCCACCCCCAGACTATCTGCTACACTAAGCAGTGCTTCTGGCTACCCTAGTTGTCGGGGTTTGGGGTGTTGAGGTGGAAAGGGGCAAGCTCACTTGGTTGCATGTGCTTCAGAGGTGGTCAGGCACCCAGGGATTTCTCTCAGCATCTAGCAGAGCCACACTGAGCGTGCACTGTGTTTGCTAAGGACATGATGGCTTCCTAAAGTAAATTCTGATTGTCTGTGCAGGCAGGGGTTAGAGTTCAGGTCACTGGGCTGCTCAGCCCCATTTTCACCCTTAGGATTTCCCTTCCTTATTTCCCTGCTGCAACCGTGTTTGTCTGACATGGGGTGTTGATCCTTCTTGAATGTTCTCCAAGCATAGGCAGAGCCTTAAAAAAGTTACCAAAATCTTggggataaaaacaagaaaaagaactgAGAGTGACATGAATCTGCCAGATGTGGCTTCTAAGGTATGGCTACACCCAACCAGCTCTGAGTGGCTCTTCTCCCCCAGAGTTCTCTCAGAGACTGAGGGCATAGCCTGCAGGTTTCAACAAAGTATTAACATATGAGAGCTAAGCCCTCCTTACCCAGAGAGGGGCAGATATCCAGTAACAGAGAATGGTGTCACAGCCAACGCAGGGCCCTCATCCTTGGGGAGTGGGTTTCTAGTGTTGATCTCTCCAGTGGAAACTGCTCCTTCCCTGCCCcgcactccccacccccaggacTCCATGAGGACTCCCTTCTTTCTGCTCTTTTAGGACCCAGAgagcccagctctgcctcccctggGGGCTGTCCCCCTCTCAGCTATAGGAGCCTGCCCCACACTAGGACCTCCAAATACAGCTTTCACCACCGGTGAGTGAAGGTTCCTGGTGAGAGACCCTCAGCGTTGTTTTGCACTTACTGCATGCAGGCGACTAGGGTCCACCAAAACACACTCCAGATGGGACCAGGGCTGAGGAGGGCTCAGCGGGGACCAGTGGATTCAACCCAACTGAAGCCTCTTCTTCCCCAGGAAGTGCCCCACTCCTGGTTGCGATGGCTCTGGCCATGTCACAGGCAAGTTCACAGCTCACCATTGCCTCTCAGGCTGCCCACTGGCTGAGAGGAACCAGAGCCGGCTGAAAGCGGAGCTGTCTGACTCGGAGGCCTCAGCCCGCAAGAAGAACCTCTCAGGCTTCTCCCCAAGGAAGAAGCCT
This window of the Pongo abelii isolate AG06213 chromosome 21, NHGRI_mPonAbe1-v2.0_pri, whole genome shotgun sequence genome carries:
- the L3MBTL1 gene encoding lethal(3)malignant brain tumor-like protein 1 isoform X7, translated to MRRREGHGTDSEVGQGPVRESQSSDPPALQFRISEYKPLKMAGVEQPPSPELRQEGVTEYEDGGAPAGDGEAGPRQAEDHPQNPPEDPNQDPPEDDSTCQCQACGPHQAAGPDLGSSNDGCPQLFQERSVIVENSSGSISASELLKPMKKRKHREYQSPSEEESEPEAMEKQEEGKDPEGQPTASTPESEEWSSSQPATGEKKECWSWESYLEEQKAITAPVSLFQDSQAVTHNKNGFKLGMKLEGIDPQHPSMYFILTVAEVCGYRLRLHFDGYSECHDFWVNANSPDIHPAGWFEKTGHKLQPPKGYKEEEFSWSQYLRSTRAQAAPKHLFVSQSHSPPPLGFQVGMKLEAVDRMNPSLVCVASVTDVVDSRFLVHFDNWDDTYDYWCDPSSPYIHPVGWCQKQGKPLTPPQDYPDPDNFCWEKYLEETGASAVPTWAFKVRPPHSFLVNMKLEAVDRRNPALIRVASVEDVEDHRIKIHFDGWSHGYDFWIDADHPDIHPAGWCSKTGHPLQPPLRPREPSSASPGGCPPLSYRSLPHTRTSKYSFHHRKCPTPGCDGSGHVTGKFTAHHCLSGCPLAERNQSRLKAELSDSEASARKKNLSGFSPRKKPRHHGRIGRPPKYRKIPQEDFQTLTPDVVHQSLFMSALSAHPDRSLSVCWEQHCKLLPGVAGISASTVAKWTIDEVFGFVQTLTGCEDQARLFKDEMIDGEAFLLLTQADIVKIMSVKLGPALKIYNAILMFKNADDTLK
- the L3MBTL1 gene encoding lethal(3)malignant brain tumor-like protein 1 isoform X6, whose protein sequence is MEGHAEMEMLRTLKGPSTGEVSMHLVSGDSPGSGPHLPATAFIIPASSATLGLPSSALDVSCFPREPIHVGAPEQVAGCEPASATVLPQLSAGPASCSTSTVRLLEWTEAAAPPPGGGLRFRISEYKPLKMAGVEQPPSPELRQEGVTEYEDGGAPAGDGEAGPRQAEDHPQNPPEDPNQDPPEDDSTCQCQACGPHQAAGPDLGSSNDGCPQLFQERSVIVENSSGSISASELLKPMKKRKHREYQSPSEEESEPEAMEKQEEGKDPEGQPTASTPESEEWSSSQPATGEKKECWSWESYLEEQKAITAPVSLFQDSQAVTHNKNGFKLGMKLEGIDPQHPSMYFILTVAEVCGYRLRLHFDGYSECHDFWVNANSPDIHPAGWFEKTGHKLQPPKGYKEEEFSWSQYLRSTRAQAAPKHLFVSQSHSPPPLGFQVGMKLEAVDRMNPSLVCVASVTDVVDSRFLVHFDNWDDTYDYWCDPSSPYIHPVGWCQKQGKPLTPPQDYPDPDNFCWEKYLEETGASAVPTWAFKVRPPHSFLVNMKLEAVDRRNPALIRVASVEDVEDHRIKIHFDGWSHGYDFWIDADHPDIHPAGWCSKTGHPLQPPLRPREPSSASPGGCPPLSYRSLPHTRTSKYSFHHRKCPTPGCDGSGHVTGKFTAHHCLSGCPLAERNQSRLKAELSDSEASARKKNLSGFSPRKKPRHHGRIGRPPKYRKIPQEDFQTLTPDVVHQSLFMSALSAHPDRSLSVCWEQHCKLLPGVAGISASTVAKWTIDEMIDGEAFLLLTQADIVKIMSVKLGPALKIYNAILMFKNADDTLK